A portion of the Cryptomeria japonica chromosome 5, Sugi_1.0, whole genome shotgun sequence genome contains these proteins:
- the LOC131077728 gene encoding pirin-like protein isoform X2, with protein MNSRTEFVNPRKVNKVVLAREQYEGDGAIVRRSIGSSELKFLDPFLFLDEFSVSAPGGFPDHPHRGFETVTYMLEGAMTHEDFVGHKGTIKAGDLQWMTAGRGIVHSEMPAGAGLQHGLQLWVNLAAKDKMIEPKYQEIQGKDIPKVEKDGVKVTVIAGEALGIKSAVYTRTPTMYLDFRLEAESVLHQAIPETWNAFVYVLEGEASFGAPNSPVVSAHHTLLLSNGDGLSVWNNSLNSKPCRFLLIGGQPLNEPVVQHGPFVMNSRDQIIQAFQDYELGRNGFERAPAWHSHMVEDGQI; from the exons ATGAATAGCAGGACTGAGTTTGTGAATCCACGCAAGGTGAATAAGGTGGTGTTGGCGAGGGAGCAATATGAGGGAGATGGTGCCATTGTCAGGCGCAGTATTGGAAG CTCAGAGTTGAAATTTTTGGACCCCTTTCTGTTTCTGGATGAATTCTCAG TCAGTGCTCCTGGTGGATTTCCAGACCATCCTCACAGAG GTTTTGAAACAGTGACATACATGCTGGAG GGAGCCATGACTCATGAGGACTTTGTAGGGCACAAGGGTACCATCAAGGCTGGTGATCTACAG TGGATGACTGCAGGTAGAGGTATAGTCCATTCTGAAATGCCAGCTGGAGCAGGATTGCAACATGGTTTGCAGTTGTGGGTAAATCTGGCTGccaaagataaaat GATTGAGCCTAAATATCAAGAAATTCAAGGGAAAGACATACCCAAGGTTGAGAAGGATGGAGTAAAGGTGACTGTTATAGCAGGAGAAGCTTTGGGCATCAAATCTGCAGTGTATACCAGGACTCCCACAATGTATTTGGATTTCAGGTTGGAGGCAGAATCTGTGCTTCATCAGGCTATTCCAGAGACTTGGAATGCATTTGTGTATGTGTTGGAAGGTGAAGCAAGCTTTGGTGCTCCCAACTCACCTGTAGTGAGTGCTCATCATACACTTTTATTGAGCAATGGTGATGGCTTGAGTGTGTGGAATAACAGTCTGAATAGCAAGCCCTGCAGGTTCCTACTAATTGGAGGGCAGCCATTAAATGAGCCAGTGGTCCAACATGGGCCCTTTGTCATGAATTCCAGAGACCAGATTATCCAAGCATTTCAAGACTATGAGCTTGGCAGAAATGGATTTGAGAGAGCCCCTGCCTGGCACTCTCATATGGTTGAAGATGGGCAAATATGA
- the LOC131077728 gene encoding pirin-like protein isoform X3, which translates to MTEFVNPRKVNKVVLAREQYEGDGAIVRRSIGSSELKFLDPFLFLDEFSVSAPGGFPDHPHRGFETVTYMLEGAMTHEDFVGHKGTIKAGDLQWMTAGRGIVHSEMPAGAGLQHGLQLWVNLAAKDKMIEPKYQEIQGKDIPKVEKDGVKVTVIAGEALGIKSAVYTRTPTMYLDFRLEAESVLHQAIPETWNAFVYVLEGEASFGAPNSPVVSAHHTLLLSNGDGLSVWNNSLNSKPCRFLLIGGQPLNEPVVQHGPFVMNSRDQIIQAFQDYELGRNGFERAPAWHSHMVEDGQI; encoded by the exons AT GACTGAGTTTGTGAATCCACGCAAGGTGAATAAGGTGGTGTTGGCGAGGGAGCAATATGAGGGAGATGGTGCCATTGTCAGGCGCAGTATTGGAAG CTCAGAGTTGAAATTTTTGGACCCCTTTCTGTTTCTGGATGAATTCTCAG TCAGTGCTCCTGGTGGATTTCCAGACCATCCTCACAGAG GTTTTGAAACAGTGACATACATGCTGGAG GGAGCCATGACTCATGAGGACTTTGTAGGGCACAAGGGTACCATCAAGGCTGGTGATCTACAG TGGATGACTGCAGGTAGAGGTATAGTCCATTCTGAAATGCCAGCTGGAGCAGGATTGCAACATGGTTTGCAGTTGTGGGTAAATCTGGCTGccaaagataaaat GATTGAGCCTAAATATCAAGAAATTCAAGGGAAAGACATACCCAAGGTTGAGAAGGATGGAGTAAAGGTGACTGTTATAGCAGGAGAAGCTTTGGGCATCAAATCTGCAGTGTATACCAGGACTCCCACAATGTATTTGGATTTCAGGTTGGAGGCAGAATCTGTGCTTCATCAGGCTATTCCAGAGACTTGGAATGCATTTGTGTATGTGTTGGAAGGTGAAGCAAGCTTTGGTGCTCCCAACTCACCTGTAGTGAGTGCTCATCATACACTTTTATTGAGCAATGGTGATGGCTTGAGTGTGTGGAATAACAGTCTGAATAGCAAGCCCTGCAGGTTCCTACTAATTGGAGGGCAGCCATTAAATGAGCCAGTGGTCCAACATGGGCCCTTTGTCATGAATTCCAGAGACCAGATTATCCAAGCATTTCAAGACTATGAGCTTGGCAGAAATGGATTTGAGAGAGCCCCTGCCTGGCACTCTCATATGGTTGAAGATGGGCAAATATGA
- the LOC131077728 gene encoding pirin-like protein isoform X4, translating into MREMVPLSGAVLEELKFLDPFLFLDEFSVSAPGGFPDHPHRGFETVTYMLEGAMTHEDFVGHKGTIKAGDLQWMTAGRGIVHSEMPAGAGLQHGLQLWVNLAAKDKMIEPKYQEIQGKDIPKVEKDGVKVTVIAGEALGIKSAVYTRTPTMYLDFRLEAESVLHQAIPETWNAFVYVLEGEASFGAPNSPVVSAHHTLLLSNGDGLSVWNNSLNSKPCRFLLIGGQPLNEPVVQHGPFVMNSRDQIIQAFQDYELGRNGFERAPAWHSHMVEDGQI; encoded by the exons ATGAGGGAGATGGTGCCATTGTCAGGCGCAGTATTGGAAG AGTTGAAATTTTTGGACCCCTTTCTGTTTCTGGATGAATTCTCAG TCAGTGCTCCTGGTGGATTTCCAGACCATCCTCACAGAG GTTTTGAAACAGTGACATACATGCTGGAG GGAGCCATGACTCATGAGGACTTTGTAGGGCACAAGGGTACCATCAAGGCTGGTGATCTACAG TGGATGACTGCAGGTAGAGGTATAGTCCATTCTGAAATGCCAGCTGGAGCAGGATTGCAACATGGTTTGCAGTTGTGGGTAAATCTGGCTGccaaagataaaat GATTGAGCCTAAATATCAAGAAATTCAAGGGAAAGACATACCCAAGGTTGAGAAGGATGGAGTAAAGGTGACTGTTATAGCAGGAGAAGCTTTGGGCATCAAATCTGCAGTGTATACCAGGACTCCCACAATGTATTTGGATTTCAGGTTGGAGGCAGAATCTGTGCTTCATCAGGCTATTCCAGAGACTTGGAATGCATTTGTGTATGTGTTGGAAGGTGAAGCAAGCTTTGGTGCTCCCAACTCACCTGTAGTGAGTGCTCATCATACACTTTTATTGAGCAATGGTGATGGCTTGAGTGTGTGGAATAACAGTCTGAATAGCAAGCCCTGCAGGTTCCTACTAATTGGAGGGCAGCCATTAAATGAGCCAGTGGTCCAACATGGGCCCTTTGTCATGAATTCCAGAGACCAGATTATCCAAGCATTTCAAGACTATGAGCTTGGCAGAAATGGATTTGAGAGAGCCCCTGCCTGGCACTCTCATATGGTTGAAGATGGGCAAATATGA
- the LOC131077728 gene encoding pirin-like protein isoform X1, producing the protein MNNRAFLTEFVNPRKVNKVVLAREQYEGDGAIVRRSIGSSELKFLDPFLFLDEFSVSAPGGFPDHPHRGFETVTYMLEGAMTHEDFVGHKGTIKAGDLQWMTAGRGIVHSEMPAGAGLQHGLQLWVNLAAKDKMIEPKYQEIQGKDIPKVEKDGVKVTVIAGEALGIKSAVYTRTPTMYLDFRLEAESVLHQAIPETWNAFVYVLEGEASFGAPNSPVVSAHHTLLLSNGDGLSVWNNSLNSKPCRFLLIGGQPLNEPVVQHGPFVMNSRDQIIQAFQDYELGRNGFERAPAWHSHMVEDGQI; encoded by the exons ATGAATAACAGGGCTTTCTT GACTGAGTTTGTGAATCCACGCAAGGTGAATAAGGTGGTGTTGGCGAGGGAGCAATATGAGGGAGATGGTGCCATTGTCAGGCGCAGTATTGGAAG CTCAGAGTTGAAATTTTTGGACCCCTTTCTGTTTCTGGATGAATTCTCAG TCAGTGCTCCTGGTGGATTTCCAGACCATCCTCACAGAG GTTTTGAAACAGTGACATACATGCTGGAG GGAGCCATGACTCATGAGGACTTTGTAGGGCACAAGGGTACCATCAAGGCTGGTGATCTACAG TGGATGACTGCAGGTAGAGGTATAGTCCATTCTGAAATGCCAGCTGGAGCAGGATTGCAACATGGTTTGCAGTTGTGGGTAAATCTGGCTGccaaagataaaat GATTGAGCCTAAATATCAAGAAATTCAAGGGAAAGACATACCCAAGGTTGAGAAGGATGGAGTAAAGGTGACTGTTATAGCAGGAGAAGCTTTGGGCATCAAATCTGCAGTGTATACCAGGACTCCCACAATGTATTTGGATTTCAGGTTGGAGGCAGAATCTGTGCTTCATCAGGCTATTCCAGAGACTTGGAATGCATTTGTGTATGTGTTGGAAGGTGAAGCAAGCTTTGGTGCTCCCAACTCACCTGTAGTGAGTGCTCATCATACACTTTTATTGAGCAATGGTGATGGCTTGAGTGTGTGGAATAACAGTCTGAATAGCAAGCCCTGCAGGTTCCTACTAATTGGAGGGCAGCCATTAAATGAGCCAGTGGTCCAACATGGGCCCTTTGTCATGAATTCCAGAGACCAGATTATCCAAGCATTTCAAGACTATGAGCTTGGCAGAAATGGATTTGAGAGAGCCCCTGCCTGGCACTCTCATATGGTTGAAGATGGGCAAATATGA